The proteins below are encoded in one region of Ciconia boyciana chromosome 31, ASM3463844v1, whole genome shotgun sequence:
- the LOC140645160 gene encoding hepatic lectin-like, producing MDEEHLHDDLHVFKDRNFFQQKLRSFFTVYLLLALSFLLIITLFAVSLSRVSAVSSKLNEVHPDWKQNFSDKDFLLFPCGPKSREWEYFDGKCYYFSLTRMSWYKAKAQCEEMHSQLAVINSYAKQNFVMFRTRNERFWIGLTDQNSEGEWEWIDGTDYKSTFTFWKEGEPNNSENREDCAHVWFSGEWNDVYCTYECYYICEKPPPH from the exons ATGGACGAGGAACATCTTCACGATGACCTGCACgtttttaaag atagAAACTTCTTCCAGCAGAAGCTGAGATCTTTTTTCACCGTATACTTGCTACTGGCCCTCTCCTTCTTGCTGATCATCACCCTGTTTGCTGTGTCACTCTCCAGAG TTTCAGCCGTTTCTTCTAAACTCAACGAGGTACACCCAGACTGGAAACAGAACTTTTCTGACAAGGATTTTCTGT TGTTTCCCTGCGGACCCAAATCCAGGGAATGGGAATACTTTGATGGAAAATGTTACTACTTCTCCCTAACCAGAATGAGCTGGTACAAGGCGAAGGCTCAGTGCGAAGAGATGCACTCGCAGTTGGCTGTCATTAACAGCTACGCCAAGCAG AATTTTGTCATGTTCAGGACCAGGAATGAGCGTTTCTGGATCGGGCTCACGGACCAGAACTCGGAAGGGGAATGGGAATGGATCGACGGGACCGACTATAAAAGCACGTTCAC GTTTTGGAAGGAGGGAGAGCCCAACAACAGCGAAAACAGGGAAGATTGTGCCCACGTCTGGTTCTCTGGGGAGTGGAACGACGTCTACTGCACCTACGAGTGCTACTACATCTGTGAAAAGCCTCCGCCCCACTGA
- the UBL5 gene encoding ubiquitin-like protein 5: MIEVVCNDRLGKKVRVKCNTEDSIRDLKKLIAAQTGTRWDKIVLKKWYTIFKDHVTLGDYEIHDGMNLELYYQ, translated from the exons ATGATCGAAGTCGTCTGCAACGATCGTCTGGGCAAGAAGGTGCGGGTGAAATGCAA CACGGAGGATTCCATCCGCGACCTGAAGAAGTTGATCGCGGCGCAAACCGGGACCCGTTGGGACAAAATCGTGCTCAAGAAGTG GTACACCATCTTCAAGGATCACGTCACGCTGGGCGACT ATGAGATCCACGATGGCATGAACCTGGAGCTCTACTACCAGTAA
- the PIN1 gene encoding peptidyl-prolyl cis-trans isomerase NIMA-interacting 1: MAEEEKLPAGWEKRMSRSSGRVYYFNHITNASQWERPSGSGKNGQGEPSKVRCSHLLVKHNQSRRPSSWRQEKITRTKDEALELINGYIQKIKSGEEDFESLASQFSDCSSAKAGGDLGAFGRGQMQKPFEDASFALRAGEMSGPVFTESGIHIILRTE; this comes from the exons ATGGcggaggaggagaagctgccCGCGGGCTGGGAGAAGCGCATGAGCCGCAGCTCCG GCCGTGTTTATTACTTCAACCACATCACAAACGCCAGCCAGTGGGAACGGCCCAGCGGCAGCGGGAAGAACGGCCAGGGGGAGCCTAGCAAAGTGCGATGTTCGCATCTCTTGGTGAAACACAACCAGTCCAGAAGACCCTCGTCGTGGAGGCAGGAAAAGATCACACGGACCAAAGATGAGGCACTGGAGCTTATAAATG GCTACATCCAGAAGATCAAATCGGGAGAAGAGGATTTTGAATCTCTCGCTTCCCAGTTTAGTGACTGCAGCTCGGCAAAAGCAGGAGGCGATCTGGGTGCGTTTGGAAGAG GTCAGATGCAGAAACCTTTTGAAGATGCCTCATTTGCGCTGAGGGCTGGTGAGATGAGCGGAccagttttcacagaatcagGGATCCACATCATCCTACGCACAGAGTGA
- the FBXL12 gene encoding F-box/LRR-repeat protein 12 — protein MAEAGSEELPVLPDSVLLQVLALLPLRDRLRMARVCRRWKRLALDRTVWRYVDLSPHRINSRTLWHVVRWRLCDSLQTLRVRGTLRSGGKHRLLSPALLAALRQRCPQLRRLCLAETDLRPIPYESVPPSLTALELSSCEIPAAWFCGSTASALPQLRHLVVHNVPAFSDRHLLNVSSQSCLKTLSLSSAYRVTETGIQRAAPHLAELECLVLRYCAISDSAVDFIGRHMKHLRFLELINAYSLTNAGLAGLAALQRLETLCLDFCDNISPGAVIALCQALPQLRNLKLGGAGFKDEVFNKIQASLPHCSFSHTP, from the exons ATGGCGGAGGCGGGGAGCGAGGAGCTGCCGGTGTTGCCCGACTCGGTGTTGTTGCAAGTCCTGGCGTTGCTGCCGCTGCGGGACCGGTTGCGGATGGCCAG GGTCTGCCGGCGGTGGAAGCGGCTGGCGCTGGACCGGACGGTCTGGAGATATGTGGATCTGAGCCCGCACCGG ATCAACTCCCGCACCCTGTGGCATGTGGTGCGGTGGCGTCTCTGCGACAGCCTGCAGACGCTGCGGGTGCGGGGCACGCTCCGCTCCGGCGGCAAGCACCGGCTCCTCTCCCCGGCGCTGCTGGCCGCCCTCCGGCAGCGGTGCCCCCAGCTCCGCCGGCTGTGCCTGGCAGAGACGGACCTCCGCCCCATCCCCTACGAGAGCGTGCCCCCTTCCCTCACGGCGCTGGAGCTGAGCTCCTGCGAAATCCCCGCCGCCTGGTTCTGCGGCTCCACCGCGAgtgccctgccccagctccggCACCTCGTTGTCCACAACGTCCCTGCCTTTTCCGATCGCCATCTGCTGAACGtctcctcccagagctgcctGAAGACGCTGAGCCTTTCTAGCGCCTACCGCGTAACAGAGACGGGGATTCAGAGAGCGGCTCCGCATCTAGCGGAGCTGGAGTGCCTGGTGCTGCGCTACTGCGCCATCAGCGACTCCGCCGTGGACTTTATCGGGCGCCACATGAAACATCTCCGGTTCCTGGAGCTCATCAACGCTTACTCCCTGACGAACGCGGGTCTGGCTGGTTTAGCAGCCCTGCAGCGCCTGGAGACGCTGTGCCTTGACTTCTGTGATAACATTTCCCCCGGTGCCGTTATTGCTTTGTGCCAAGCACTGCCCCAGCTGAGGAACCTCAAATTAGGCGGGGCTGGCTTTAAAGATGAAGTATTCAATAAAATTCAGGCCAGTTTGCCCCACTGTAGTTTTTCACATACTCCTTGA